The Bacteroidales bacterium genome has a window encoding:
- the pstA gene encoding phosphate ABC transporter permease PstA, whose translation MISEKRRKIERSKRLSERIAFGVFRVMSLLVVGFLFVILGFIVIKGISVISWDFITKMPEDGMTKGGIYPAIIGTLYLIAGSMLFSFPIGVLSGIYINEYASNGWVVKFIRLMTNNLAGIPSIVFGLFGMSLFVNALGFGDSIIAGSLTLGLMTLPVVIRTTEEALKSVDNSFRHGSYALGASKLQTIRRVTLPIAYPNIITGLILSIGRVSGETAPILFTVAAYFLPKLPHSMFDQVMALPYHLYVLATSGTNIEESRPMAYGTALVLIMIVLFLNLMANALRRYFSKKVKMN comes from the coding sequence ATGATTTCTGAAAAGAGAAGAAAAATTGAAAGAAGTAAACGACTCAGTGAGCGTATTGCTTTTGGGGTTTTCCGTGTGATGAGCCTTTTGGTAGTTGGATTTCTTTTTGTAATTCTTGGATTTATTGTAATTAAAGGTATTTCGGTAATCAGCTGGGACTTTATAACCAAAATGCCCGAGGACGGAATGACCAAAGGTGGTATCTACCCTGCTATCATTGGAACACTTTACCTAATTGCAGGGAGTATGCTTTTCAGTTTCCCAATTGGAGTACTATCGGGAATCTATATCAACGAATATGCAAGTAATGGATGGGTTGTAAAGTTTATACGATTGATGACTAATAACCTTGCAGGAATTCCCTCCATTGTATTCGGGCTTTTCGGGATGTCGCTTTTTGTAAACGCGCTTGGGTTTGGCGATTCAATCATAGCAGGGTCATTAACCCTAGGACTGATGACCCTTCCTGTTGTAATCAGAACTACTGAGGAGGCGTTAAAATCAGTGGATAATTCTTTCCGTCATGGAAGTTATGCATTAGGTGCATCGAAACTACAAACCATCCGAAGGGTAACGCTGCCAATTGCATACCCTAATATCATTACAGGTTTAATACTCTCAATAGGAAGAGTTTCGGGCGAAACAGCTCCTATCCTTTTTACCGTAGCCGCTTACTTTTTACCTAAACTGCCTCATAGTATGTTCGATCAGGTAATGGCTCTCCCCTACCACCTATACGTTTTAGCTACAAGTGGTACTAACATTGAGGAATCAAGACCCATGGCATACGGAACAGCACTTGTACTTATAATGATTGTTCTTTTTCTAAATCTTATGGCAAATGCGCTTCGTAGATATTTCAGCAAAAAAGTTAAAATGAACTAA